In Cycloclasticus sp., a single genomic region encodes these proteins:
- a CDS encoding FtsX-like permease family protein has protein sequence MNRLSLALRFLRRDARHGELTLLILALIIAVTSSTAISLFADRLHRTMNLQAAEFLAADLVVTSSDVIPKSWFETASQMGLKQARTAEFSTVLIENDELLLAGIKAVSDAYPLRGHLKTMAAADAQELVQQQGPQAGSAWVDKRVLSALKLEIGDSLTVGEKSLVVSHIISYEPDKRGDIYSLSPRVLMNDADLQAANVLQPGSHVHYFFQFSGEADAIKRFNAWVKPLLEVSQRLMDVQDDRPEIGSALSRAERYLGLSSILVILIAGVAIAMSSRRYSERHFNSTAVLRCLGCQQNDILVIFLYQFLVLGLVACSIGLLLGWFTQEALFHLLRSLLPAKVSQPSLIAVLLGFLTGFAILIGFSLPPLLRLKRVSPLRVLRRELEPLSNSAWLVYGLALMLIAGLIFQYTHDLALMLSIIGGGLLAVLLSAGLLYTVLLQCRRLLPHVGLGSRLGLQGVLREPKASVTQILAFSITLLAMLLSFTVRNDLLSDWQQQLPDEAPNYFAINIFPNQVASFEEQLKAHHIPAANFYPIVRGRLVGINGTPVQQIVSKDSQGERATHRDLSLTWGDTLPSDNKTLAGQWGNAKKGEVSIESKLADSLNVTLGDKLTFSIGSEQIQAVVTHVRSVQWDTMKPNFYMVFSEQTLAGHPTTYITSFYLSDSHKKLLNGLVKQFPAMTVLEVDAMLKQIKMILTQLTAAINYLLYFALLAGFTVLFASIYSTLDQRISEGALMRTLGASRELLRSAHLVEFAIIGLMSGLIAVLMFQLVLFGLYTYVLHLDFHFNVWLSISVPLLSAICVMLAGLWGVRAAVNKPPMLVLREA, from the coding sequence ATGAATAGGTTAAGTTTAGCGTTACGTTTTTTAAGGCGTGATGCTCGACACGGGGAATTAACGCTGCTTATTTTGGCTTTAATCATCGCGGTAACGAGTTCAACGGCGATTAGCCTATTTGCCGATCGCCTACACCGAACGATGAATCTTCAGGCGGCAGAGTTTTTAGCGGCTGATTTGGTGGTGACCAGTTCTGACGTCATTCCAAAAAGCTGGTTTGAGACAGCCAGCCAGATGGGGCTAAAACAAGCCAGAACGGCTGAATTTTCAACGGTGCTGATCGAAAATGATGAGCTACTATTGGCGGGGATAAAAGCCGTTAGTGATGCGTACCCATTACGCGGGCATTTGAAAACGATGGCAGCGGCTGATGCGCAAGAGCTGGTGCAGCAACAAGGGCCGCAAGCGGGCTCGGCGTGGGTGGATAAACGCGTGCTGTCGGCCTTAAAACTTGAGATTGGTGATTCGCTAACGGTGGGTGAAAAGTCGTTAGTCGTGAGCCATATTATTAGCTATGAGCCCGATAAACGTGGCGATATTTATAGCTTGTCGCCCCGTGTGTTGATGAATGATGCTGACCTGCAAGCCGCCAACGTGCTGCAGCCGGGAAGCCACGTTCATTACTTTTTCCAATTTAGCGGCGAGGCGGATGCGATTAAACGCTTTAATGCGTGGGTAAAGCCGTTGTTAGAAGTCTCGCAGCGATTAATGGATGTACAAGATGACCGGCCTGAGATAGGCAGTGCCTTGTCGCGGGCAGAACGCTATTTAGGCTTATCAAGTATCTTGGTTATCTTGATTGCGGGCGTGGCGATTGCCATGTCCAGTCGCCGATACAGTGAGCGGCATTTTAATTCAACGGCGGTGTTACGCTGTTTGGGTTGTCAGCAAAACGATATTTTGGTGATTTTTCTGTACCAATTTTTGGTGTTGGGCTTAGTGGCGTGTTCTATCGGCTTATTGCTGGGCTGGTTTACGCAAGAGGCGTTGTTTCACCTGTTGCGTAGTTTATTGCCGGCAAAGGTATCGCAGCCTAGTTTGATTGCTGTGCTGCTGGGTTTTTTGACCGGGTTTGCTATTTTGATAGGTTTCTCATTGCCGCCGTTACTGCGCTTAAAACGGGTGTCGCCTTTGCGTGTTTTGCGTCGTGAGCTAGAACCGCTAAGTAATAGTGCTTGGCTGGTGTATGGCTTGGCCCTAATGTTAATCGCAGGGTTAATTTTTCAATATACCCATGACTTGGCATTAATGCTGTCGATTATCGGGGGTGGCCTGCTAGCGGTGCTGTTGTCGGCGGGGTTGTTATACACAGTATTATTGCAATGTCGACGGTTGTTGCCTCACGTTGGGCTGGGCTCGCGATTGGGTTTGCAAGGCGTACTGAGAGAGCCGAAGGCGAGCGTGACCCAAATTCTGGCGTTCAGTATTACCTTGTTAGCGATGTTACTTAGTTTTACCGTAAGAAACGATTTGCTAAGTGATTGGCAGCAACAATTGCCGGATGAAGCGCCGAACTACTTCGCCATTAATATCTTCCCCAACCAAGTCGCTTCCTTTGAAGAGCAATTGAAGGCGCATCATATTCCGGCTGCAAATTTTTACCCTATCGTACGTGGGCGTTTGGTGGGCATCAATGGTACGCCGGTGCAGCAAATTGTCAGTAAAGACTCGCAGGGGGAACGGGCAACGCACCGCGATTTAAGTTTAACCTGGGGTGATACCCTGCCATCAGATAATAAGACGCTTGCTGGGCAGTGGGGCAACGCAAAAAAAGGTGAGGTGTCTATTGAAAGCAAGTTAGCGGACAGTTTGAATGTGACGTTGGGCGATAAGCTGACCTTCAGTATAGGCAGTGAGCAGATTCAAGCCGTTGTGACACACGTACGCAGTGTGCAGTGGGATACGATGAAGCCTAACTTTTACATGGTTTTTTCTGAACAAACGTTAGCAGGTCACCCGACAACGTATATCACCAGCTTTTACTTATCCGACAGTCATAAAAAGTTACTGAACGGTTTGGTGAAGCAATTTCCGGCGATGACCGTGTTGGAAGTGGATGCAATGTTAAAGCAAATTAAAATGATCCTAACGCAATTAACCGCAGCCATTAATTACTTATTATATTTCGCGCTATTGGCAGGGTTCACGGTACTGTTCGCCTCTATTTATTCAACGTTAGACCAGCGAATTTCTGAAGGCGCATTAATGCGAACCTTGGGTGCCAGCCGGGAATTGTTGAGGAGTGCTCATTTAGTCGAGTTCGCCATAATTGGCCTGATGTCAGGCTTAATTGCTGTGTTGATGTTCCAGCTGGTGTTGTTTGGTCTATATACCTATGTTTTGCATTTAGATTTCCACTTTAATGTATGGCTGAGCATAAGTGTGCCGCTATTAAGCGCCATTTGCGTGATGCTGGCCGGTTTGTGGGGCGTAAGAGCCGCTGTTAATAAACCACCGATGCTGGTGTTAAGAGAAGCTTAA
- a CDS encoding ABC transporter ATP-binding protein, with protein MSKNTSPIIETKNLGKTVAVADGDLSILASVDLTINRGESIAIVGASGSGKSTLLGLLAGLDSPTDGTIKLNGEELTALDEDGRADVRNKLVGFVFQSFQLMPRFTALENVMLPLELRGDKQAKQTAIDLLERVGLGRRLDHTPMKLSGGEQQRVALARAFVTQPAILFADEPTGNLDSKTGEQIIELLFELNQEKHTTLVLVTHDTALASRCQRSVLIDAGRLV; from the coding sequence ATGTCGAAAAACACTAGCCCTATTATTGAAACAAAAAACTTGGGAAAAACAGTAGCGGTCGCAGATGGGGATTTAAGTATTTTAGCCTCTGTTGATTTAACAATTAACCGCGGAGAAAGTATAGCGATTGTGGGGGCGTCTGGCTCGGGTAAATCGACCTTACTGGGTTTGCTTGCGGGCTTGGATAGTCCAACTGACGGTACTATAAAGCTAAACGGTGAAGAACTGACCGCCTTAGATGAGGACGGACGGGCTGATGTTAGAAATAAATTAGTGGGTTTTGTTTTTCAATCCTTTCAATTAATGCCGCGTTTTACGGCACTTGAAAATGTGATGTTGCCGCTGGAATTGCGCGGCGATAAGCAAGCAAAGCAAACCGCTATAGATCTGCTGGAGCGGGTTGGGCTGGGGCGTCGCTTAGACCATACGCCAATGAAGCTGTCGGGTGGTGAGCAGCAGCGCGTCGCACTGGCGCGTGCCTTTGTAACGCAACCGGCTATTTTATTTGCCGATGAACCCACTGGAAATTTAGACAGTAAAACGGGTGAGCAAATTATCGAGCTGTTATTTGAACTGAATCAGGAAAAACACACCACCTTGGTGTTAGTCACGCACGATACGGCGCTAGCCTCACGCTGTCAGCGCAGTGTGCTCATTGATGCGGGTCGGCTTGTATGA
- a CDS encoding arylesterase encodes MIRLHLILIIVLFSSASFAKTIMVLGDSISAGYGMPINKGWVSVLQQTLNEQNSPYTLINKSISGDTTAGGLARIDKALEQYKPEIVLLELGANDGLRGMPPVLIKQNLRKLIHRIQETGAGVLLLSMRIPSNYGKRYTDMFYNNYPDLAEEMEIPFVPFILEDVALAQGMMQSDGLHPNEKAQPLIADKVWEHLHPLLTNKN; translated from the coding sequence ATGATAAGACTTCATTTAATATTAATAATCGTATTATTTTCTTCAGCGTCTTTCGCCAAAACCATCATGGTATTAGGCGATAGTATAAGCGCTGGTTACGGTATGCCCATCAACAAAGGTTGGGTAAGCGTATTACAACAAACACTTAACGAACAAAACAGCCCTTACACACTAATTAACAAAAGTATTAGTGGTGATACAACGGCAGGTGGGCTTGCCCGAATCGACAAAGCCTTAGAACAATATAAGCCCGAGATAGTTCTACTAGAACTTGGCGCAAACGATGGTTTACGCGGTATGCCGCCAGTTTTAATTAAGCAGAACCTACGTAAACTCATCCACCGAATCCAAGAAACAGGCGCTGGCGTACTGTTGCTCAGCATGCGTATCCCTTCTAATTATGGCAAACGCTATACCGATATGTTCTACAACAACTACCCTGATTTAGCCGAAGAAATGGAGATCCCTTTCGTCCCCTTTATTTTAGAAGACGTGGCCCTAGCGCAAGGTATGATGCAATCAGATGGCCTACACCCTAATGAAAAAGCACAGCCGCTTATTGCTGATAAGGTTTGGGAGCATTTACACCCGCTATTAACGAATAAAAATTGA
- a CDS encoding CHASE3 domain-containing protein, with protein MNAPQRPLHWLNTLSISTKIIIGFALPIVLMTAASLINHRNSQALIETGKWVQHTQEVISEVNSLEKLMVDMETGERGFLITGKEVFLEPFVAANEQWGKKISVLQKLVSDNLQQVSNIKKINELKQQWLELAATPEINQRRKVRIESISLDHIQTILQKETGKKILDKIRTIADELNETFLLSKNQKASNLLVAILKDIVDQETGERGFLITGEDEFLEPYQQGQANFNQHVSELKSLILNSPSADEVSSLIARTEQLAANWREKAAIPEINIRRQVMTKKAEAEAEALFYQMEKVLSTGVGKGILDKLRLTLKKLQDIFITSGNNTAQIVVLSLAKDMVDQETGQRGYLITGQQEFLKPYELGQASFKENIATLKSITQNAYDKNDVFRKVESIELALSEWQEKAAKVEIKIRREVNESGLSPIEFLQRTVSQESDLSQSRASIKKIGEKFNLTGQARGKSIVTNIDHNISSQETSFLRFMVSGDTEQYERLKHHRDMATKLLINLSVYVAKSYKANDLPEMQADIEALRLNMLAWYQSILEPTFTSRQYVDKSRSAAATQIQNVLKQGKGKRILDETRSLLDEIKADFIAAKNLKGEYLILQIAKFLVDQETGQRGYIITGENSFLEPYYNGIKNLRRSTAALSNTATQAFDVDSALTQINKIESEIEKWQKVAGEPEILLRHQVNAGKKKFRQIESVVSKGIGKGVLDNIRRLQDELNHMFVKAQNEPAQGLIMSLEKDIVDMETGQRGYLITGKKEFLQPFDQGKANVRLHLAEIRQLIKAGYNSHAMLVKINTLRKKVEQWREQASEPEIGLRKTLDQTAATMTDVTRLIERETGKKIVDSIRAKIGEFVAVEKALVQSREKEAADAASKAFYQSIIITVLSILLAFGAAYYLLRTILSSLNIISDGTRRVADGDYFHHIEIVSNDEIGRLAESFNAMTQQLQVTIEEMELAQSDLVAKRAEAEEASLAKSAFLANMSHEIRTPLNGVIGMANLLLDSELNQEQFSRARIVSNSATNLLSIINDILDFSKVEAGQLDLEFIDFDLRTLMSDIAESFAYRAEEKQLEFICPSNPVPMNWYRGDPGRIRQVFSNLIGNAIKFTEHGEVSVSAKVVADGEKFYLLAEITDTGIGLTSEQQSGLFERFTQADNSTTRKFGGTGLGLAISKQLVEMMGGELTVESTINDGSTFFFTVELEHSQRKMAPPPSAALNDGRILIVDDNYTNRSLLTQLFTLWKMDSDEVESAKDALLTLSAAFDEGRPFTTVIIDMQMPEMDGVQLAKAIRDNKAFKGLHLMLLTSQARRGDAKKMQAIGFNAFLTKPVNQSELYNAILQVNGLEGDDDRLITRHTAREMQLFDAKVLVVEDNITNQLVARGMLEKFSLRVEIAANGREAIEALNRQRYDLVFMDCQMPVMDGFEATKAIRHSKSNVLQHDIPIIAMTANAMAEDVKQCLDAGMNAHIAKPVNPTLLHEALSKWLPQYCQKQQDAQTDTDDSRRDANTPDTQIDTETNEITSKLQDFDVETLQELFASDTDQIRKITSAFIDDTVEQLAQLKTAIETDDVKQAAAIAHRLKGASASIGGSEVARIAKNMEILGKDGKLESLANLLPSLEVGFERLQKAISNTLT; from the coding sequence ATGAATGCCCCACAACGCCCCCTACACTGGCTAAACACACTAAGCATTAGCACAAAAATCATTATAGGTTTTGCCTTGCCTATCGTGCTGATGACAGCAGCATCCCTTATTAATCATCGCAACTCGCAAGCTCTAATTGAAACTGGAAAATGGGTTCAGCACACCCAAGAGGTCATCTCAGAAGTCAATTCCTTAGAAAAATTAATGGTCGACATGGAGACAGGTGAACGCGGCTTCTTGATTACCGGTAAAGAGGTGTTTTTGGAACCCTTCGTTGCTGCAAACGAACAATGGGGTAAGAAGATAAGTGTTCTACAGAAACTGGTATCCGATAACCTTCAACAAGTCAGTAATATTAAGAAGATTAATGAGTTAAAACAGCAGTGGTTAGAACTTGCGGCAACGCCCGAAATAAATCAGCGAAGAAAAGTACGAATAGAGTCTATAAGCCTAGATCATATTCAAACCATTCTGCAAAAGGAAACTGGCAAAAAAATTCTTGATAAAATTCGGACGATTGCCGATGAGCTCAATGAAACATTTCTTTTATCAAAAAATCAGAAAGCATCAAATCTATTAGTTGCAATCCTTAAGGATATTGTTGATCAGGAAACCGGTGAACGCGGGTTTCTTATTACAGGAGAGGACGAGTTTCTTGAACCGTACCAGCAAGGACAAGCGAACTTCAATCAACATGTGAGCGAACTAAAATCGCTTATTCTCAACTCACCGTCCGCCGATGAAGTCTCGTCTCTTATTGCAAGAACAGAACAGCTCGCTGCAAATTGGCGTGAAAAAGCGGCTATCCCCGAAATTAATATTCGTCGGCAAGTGATGACAAAAAAAGCCGAAGCCGAAGCCGAAGCCTTATTTTACCAAATGGAGAAAGTACTTTCAACCGGCGTTGGTAAAGGCATTCTTGACAAATTGAGGCTAACGTTAAAGAAACTACAAGACATATTTATTACTTCTGGGAACAACACCGCGCAGATTGTCGTATTGTCTTTAGCGAAAGATATGGTTGACCAAGAAACGGGGCAACGTGGCTACCTTATTACAGGCCAGCAAGAGTTCCTCAAGCCTTACGAGCTAGGTCAAGCCAGTTTTAAGGAAAACATTGCGACCCTCAAAAGTATCACCCAAAATGCTTACGACAAAAATGATGTTTTTCGTAAAGTAGAAAGCATTGAGCTCGCATTAAGTGAGTGGCAAGAAAAGGCCGCGAAGGTTGAAATAAAAATCCGTCGAGAAGTCAATGAGTCTGGGCTATCGCCTATAGAATTCCTGCAGCGGACTGTTAGTCAAGAGTCTGATTTATCTCAAAGTCGAGCAAGCATCAAGAAAATTGGGGAAAAGTTTAACCTGACCGGTCAAGCAAGAGGCAAATCGATTGTTACTAATATTGATCATAATATCAGCAGCCAAGAAACCAGCTTTCTCCGGTTTATGGTTAGCGGTGACACGGAGCAATATGAGCGTTTAAAGCATCATCGAGACATGGCCACAAAACTTCTCATAAACCTCTCCGTTTATGTTGCCAAATCATATAAAGCTAATGACCTACCCGAGATGCAAGCGGATATCGAAGCGCTAAGGTTAAACATGTTAGCGTGGTACCAATCTATTCTTGAACCCACCTTTACTAGCCGACAATACGTCGACAAAAGCCGGTCCGCTGCCGCCACGCAAATACAAAATGTTCTTAAGCAAGGCAAAGGAAAACGTATTCTCGATGAAACTCGGTCTCTCCTTGACGAGATAAAGGCTGATTTTATAGCTGCCAAGAACTTGAAGGGAGAATACTTAATTTTGCAAATTGCAAAGTTCTTAGTTGACCAAGAAACAGGGCAGCGTGGCTACATCATAACAGGAGAAAACTCCTTCTTAGAGCCCTACTACAACGGCATCAAGAACCTCCGAAGGTCAACCGCAGCGCTATCAAATACGGCGACACAGGCCTTTGATGTTGATAGTGCATTGACTCAAATCAACAAGATAGAATCTGAAATAGAAAAGTGGCAGAAGGTTGCTGGCGAACCTGAAATTTTGTTACGCCATCAAGTGAACGCGGGAAAGAAAAAGTTTAGACAGATTGAATCCGTTGTGTCGAAAGGTATTGGAAAAGGTGTCTTAGATAACATTCGGCGTTTACAAGACGAGCTAAATCATATGTTCGTCAAAGCGCAGAATGAGCCAGCACAAGGACTCATTATGTCGCTTGAAAAAGACATTGTGGATATGGAAACAGGGCAAAGAGGCTACCTAATAACGGGTAAAAAAGAATTCTTACAACCCTTCGATCAAGGCAAGGCCAACGTAAGGCTGCATCTAGCAGAGATTCGTCAGCTTATTAAAGCAGGGTATAACAGTCATGCCATGCTGGTGAAAATTAATACCTTAAGAAAAAAAGTTGAGCAATGGCGCGAGCAAGCAAGTGAACCAGAAATAGGGTTACGAAAAACACTTGATCAGACAGCCGCAACCATGACCGATGTTACCCGTTTAATTGAAAGGGAAACCGGCAAGAAGATCGTTGACTCAATAAGAGCCAAGATCGGCGAATTTGTCGCCGTTGAAAAAGCACTGGTACAAAGCAGAGAGAAGGAAGCGGCAGACGCCGCCTCAAAAGCTTTCTATCAATCGATCATTATCACCGTTCTCTCTATCCTCTTAGCCTTCGGAGCTGCGTATTATTTATTACGCACGATCTTAAGTTCCCTCAACATCATTAGCGATGGAACTCGGCGTGTGGCGGACGGCGATTATTTTCATCATATAGAAATTGTCAGCAATGATGAAATCGGACGTTTAGCCGAGTCATTCAATGCTATGACCCAGCAACTCCAAGTGACAATAGAAGAGATGGAACTGGCACAAAGCGATTTGGTTGCCAAAAGAGCGGAAGCCGAAGAAGCCTCTCTTGCCAAAAGCGCCTTCTTAGCCAACATGAGCCATGAGATTCGTACACCGTTAAATGGTGTGATTGGTATGGCAAATTTATTACTAGACAGCGAACTAAACCAAGAGCAATTTAGTCGTGCAAGAATTGTTTCAAATAGCGCCACTAATTTATTGAGCATTATTAATGACATCCTCGACTTCTCTAAAGTAGAGGCCGGCCAGCTCGATTTGGAATTCATCGACTTTGACCTTAGAACGCTCATGTCAGATATTGCTGAATCTTTTGCATACCGAGCCGAAGAAAAACAACTTGAGTTCATTTGCCCCTCCAACCCTGTACCGATGAATTGGTACAGAGGCGACCCCGGTCGTATTCGTCAAGTCTTCTCCAACCTCATCGGCAATGCTATTAAGTTTACCGAACATGGCGAAGTATCCGTTAGCGCTAAAGTCGTTGCTGATGGCGAAAAATTTTATCTTCTTGCAGAGATAACAGACACCGGCATTGGCTTAACGTCTGAACAACAAAGTGGGCTTTTTGAACGTTTTACCCAAGCTGACAATTCCACTACCCGTAAGTTTGGCGGTACAGGTTTAGGTTTAGCCATCTCAAAACAGTTAGTAGAAATGATGGGCGGTGAGTTAACCGTGGAAAGCACAATTAATGATGGTTCCACCTTCTTTTTCACTGTTGAGCTCGAACATAGTCAACGTAAAATGGCGCCTCCTCCATCAGCCGCTTTGAATGACGGACGAATTCTAATTGTTGACGATAATTACACCAACCGCTCGTTACTAACACAGTTATTTACTCTTTGGAAAATGGATAGCGACGAGGTTGAAAGTGCAAAAGACGCTCTATTAACGTTGAGTGCAGCTTTTGACGAAGGCCGGCCTTTTACAACCGTTATTATCGATATGCAAATGCCTGAAATGGATGGCGTACAATTAGCTAAGGCTATCCGAGATAATAAGGCCTTTAAAGGCTTACACTTAATGCTTCTTACCTCACAAGCGCGACGCGGAGATGCAAAAAAGATGCAAGCCATTGGCTTTAATGCCTTCTTGACTAAACCAGTCAATCAATCGGAGCTTTATAACGCCATTCTTCAAGTCAATGGACTTGAAGGCGACGACGACCGCCTAATTACCCGGCATACCGCACGTGAAATGCAATTATTTGACGCGAAAGTGCTCGTCGTCGAAGATAATATTACTAATCAATTAGTCGCCAGAGGTATGCTTGAAAAGTTTAGCCTCCGCGTTGAAATAGCGGCTAATGGACGAGAGGCCATTGAGGCACTTAACAGACAACGCTACGATTTAGTGTTTATGGATTGTCAGATGCCCGTTATGGATGGATTTGAGGCTACCAAGGCGATTCGCCATTCTAAATCAAACGTTTTACAACACGACATTCCGATTATCGCGATGACCGCCAATGCAATGGCCGAAGACGTCAAACAGTGCCTTGATGCCGGTATGAACGCTCACATAGCTAAGCCCGTCAACCCAACACTACTCCACGAGGCACTGAGTAAATGGCTCCCCCAATATTGTCAGAAACAACAAGACGCTCAAACGGACACCGATGACAGTCGCCGTGATGCAAATACGCCTGACACCCAAATAGATACCGAGACGAATGAAATAACAAGCAAGCTACAAGATTTCGACGTTGAGACGTTACAAGAATTATTCGCTAGCGATACTGATCAAATTCGTAAAATAACAAGTGCTTTTATCGATGACACCGTGGAGCAACTGGCGCAATTAAAAACAGCCATTGAAACGGATGACGTAAAACAAGCCGCCGCTATTGCGCATAGACTTAAGGGGGCTTCAGCAAGTATTGGTGGCAGTGAGGTTGCTAGAATTGCTAAAAACATGGAGATACTAGGTAAAGATGGAAAGCTTGAAAGTCTGGCTAACTTATTGCCTTCATTAGAAGTCGGCTTTGAACGATTACAAAAAGCGATATCAAACACATTAACTTAA
- a CDS encoding DUF3750 domain-containing protein, translating into MTNKTTSNKWLIRPAWILITVLAIMVILPILSMAMSFSYSDFNKRHSANIAPLPSETSEAVLQVYAADAYGWRGIFAIHTWIAIKPAGAHTYTTYQVFGWNQRRNRPVLVVTEDIPDRFWFGSDPKLLADYRGEQASQLIPKVEQAVKSYPFPNEYTLWPGPNSNSFTAWISLEVPELGLKLPFSAIGKDWMIRNYEEIISTN; encoded by the coding sequence ATGACGAACAAAACCACATCAAACAAATGGCTAATAAGACCCGCATGGATACTCATCACCGTACTGGCCATTATGGTTATCCTACCCATTCTGAGCATGGCCATGTCATTCAGCTATTCTGATTTCAACAAACGCCACTCGGCCAATATTGCACCATTGCCTAGCGAAACCAGCGAGGCCGTGCTGCAAGTGTACGCCGCAGACGCCTACGGATGGCGCGGCATCTTCGCCATACATACGTGGATAGCCATCAAACCCGCTGGGGCGCACACCTACACCACCTATCAAGTATTCGGCTGGAACCAACGTCGTAATCGCCCCGTACTCGTCGTTACAGAAGACATTCCAGATCGCTTCTGGTTTGGCTCAGACCCCAAACTACTCGCCGACTACCGCGGTGAACAAGCCAGTCAACTTATCCCAAAGGTAGAACAAGCCGTTAAAAGCTACCCATTCCCAAATGAATACACACTTTGGCCGGGACCAAACAGCAATTCGTTTACCGCGTGGATTAGCCTTGAAGTACCTGAACTGGGCTTAAAGTTACCGTTTTCCGCTATTGGTAAAGATTGGATGATTAGGAATTATGAGGAGATAATAAGTACAAACTGA